Proteins encoded in a region of the Mycolicibacterium neoaurum genome:
- a CDS encoding GGDEF domain-containing protein produces MDLLNTLNGAMTVVGTPSRQWLARTHHYEWITDYLAARGATGAVRVVMTIIPASLAICLLVLLRSIDAPRPGVHSAMMWTAFCGGVAGSILWASRWPSRRQSLAFALVTNASVALACLSFSDPQGALLGCVAFATCAAYIGFFHSTGLVIYNFVVASTVAIVIASRIVATGHVGLAVVDLFLVTQINIVMPIAIHLLIRSLGVDLERAGRDPLTGLLNRRSFDRYAARMLDESDIDPEAHLVVVMIDLDNFKRLNDTRGHQAGDDALVAVGRALGQAVVDIVAIVARTGGEEFVVAAEWHAEDPGPLAQRFCDGIAALPMSITASVGTASVPIRSLRRGPGHLQARVNQLVGVADDAMYEAKRAGGNRYHHGVAH; encoded by the coding sequence GTGGATTTGCTCAACACCCTGAACGGAGCGATGACGGTGGTCGGGACTCCATCGAGGCAGTGGTTGGCGCGGACCCATCACTACGAGTGGATCACCGATTACCTTGCGGCGCGCGGCGCCACCGGTGCGGTGCGGGTCGTCATGACGATCATCCCGGCGTCCTTGGCGATCTGCTTGCTGGTCTTGTTGCGCAGTATCGACGCCCCGCGACCGGGCGTGCACTCCGCCATGATGTGGACGGCATTCTGCGGCGGGGTGGCCGGATCCATCCTGTGGGCCTCCCGGTGGCCGTCGCGGCGCCAATCCCTGGCTTTCGCCCTGGTGACCAATGCCTCTGTGGCACTGGCGTGTCTGTCCTTCTCCGACCCCCAGGGCGCACTGCTCGGCTGCGTCGCGTTCGCCACCTGTGCCGCCTATATCGGCTTCTTCCATTCCACAGGTCTGGTCATCTACAACTTCGTGGTTGCCTCGACGGTCGCGATCGTCATCGCGTCGCGGATCGTCGCGACCGGGCACGTCGGTTTGGCCGTGGTAGACCTGTTCCTGGTCACTCAGATCAACATCGTCATGCCCATCGCCATCCACCTGCTCATCCGGTCGCTGGGGGTGGATCTGGAACGCGCCGGTCGAGACCCGTTGACCGGATTGCTGAACCGACGGTCCTTCGATCGGTACGCCGCGCGGATGCTCGACGAGAGCGATATAGATCCCGAGGCGCATCTGGTGGTGGTGATGATCGATCTCGACAATTTCAAGCGGCTCAACGACACCCGTGGCCATCAGGCCGGTGATGACGCACTGGTGGCGGTCGGGCGCGCCCTCGGCCAAGCCGTCGTCGATATCGTCGCCATCGTCGCCCGTACCGGCGGTGAGGAGTTCGTCGTCGCCGCCGAGTGGCATGCCGAAGACCCCGGTCCGCTGGCCCAGCGATTCTGTGACGGAATAGCCGCCTTGCCGATGTCGATCACCGCCAGTGTGGGGACCGCGTCGGTGCCGATTCGTTCGCTGCGCCGGGGCCCCGGGCACCTGCAGGCCCGGGTGAATCAGCTTGTTGGTGTGGCCGATGATGCGATGTACGAGGCAAAACGCGCCGGCGGCAACAGGTATCACCACGGGGTGGCGCACTGA
- a CDS encoding DUF5709 domain-containing protein yields the protein MTAELPEDDQGYSPEEEDQLTAEDTLLDRGVDDLLDEGYSPPERWQEPREHESLDERLADEQPDPAFDESYRPDEQAGDDEVGDRRSGRLVAPDEGSGVDTEKDLLGSDVGIDGGAASAEEAAVHIIDE from the coding sequence ATGACCGCAGAACTGCCCGAAGACGACCAGGGGTACAGCCCGGAAGAAGAAGACCAACTCACGGCTGAGGACACCCTGCTCGACCGCGGTGTCGATGATTTGCTCGACGAAGGTTATTCACCGCCCGAGCGCTGGCAGGAGCCGCGCGAACACGAGAGCCTCGATGAGCGGCTGGCCGATGAGCAGCCCGATCCCGCCTTCGATGAGAGCTACCGTCCCGATGAGCAGGCCGGTGATGACGAGGTGGGCGACCGGCGCTCAGGTCGGTTGGTGGCACCCGACGAAGGCTCCGGGGTGGACACCGAAAAGGATCTGCTCGGCAGTGATGTCGGCATCGATGGTGGTGCGGCATCCGCCGAGGAGGCCGCCGTGCACATCATCGACGAGTAG
- the rnhA gene encoding ribonuclease HI — protein sequence MTDEPVIIHTDGGCRPNPGPGGWGAVLRQRHHVREIFGGEPDRTSNNRMELTAPIMALEALTRPVTVHLYTDSTYVRNGITTWVRGWERNGWMTAAKEPVKNVDLWQRLQAACARHQVEWFWVKGHSGIADNELADVLATRGLEAAVAAAATR from the coding sequence ATGACCGACGAGCCCGTCATCATCCACACCGACGGTGGCTGCCGGCCCAACCCCGGACCGGGTGGGTGGGGCGCGGTGCTGCGCCAGCGCCATCACGTCCGGGAGATATTCGGTGGCGAGCCGGACCGGACCAGTAACAACCGGATGGAGCTCACCGCGCCCATCATGGCGTTGGAGGCGCTCACCCGGCCGGTGACGGTGCACCTGTACACCGACAGCACCTACGTGCGGAACGGAATCACCACCTGGGTACGCGGCTGGGAGCGCAACGGCTGGATGACCGCGGCCAAGGAGCCGGTGAAGAACGTCGACCTGTGGCAGCGGTTGCAGGCCGCGTGCGCGCGCCATCAGGTCGAATGGTTCTGGGTGAAGGGCCATTCCGGCATCGCCGACAACGAGTTGGCCGATGTGTTGGCCACCCGAGGGCTGGAAGCCGCTGTGGCCGCGGCAGCCACCCGCTGA
- a CDS encoding class I SAM-dependent methyltransferase — MSTYDVPEAFDAGAAAYDGLVGANPGYHRHLRLSAQRMGIRDGGRGLRLLDIGCGTGASTAALLHVAPHAEIIGVDGSAGMLDQARAKRWPSTVTFVHSRAEDLAQAGVQGPFDGILAAYLVRNLPDPDPVLRMLLGMLSPGSVFAAHEYSVRDSRAAGILWNAVCAAVIIPAGRVRTGDADLYRYLRRSVNDFDGVTQFRERLQRNGFTDVHSMTMPGWQRGIVHTFLGRAAS, encoded by the coding sequence GTGAGCACATACGACGTCCCCGAGGCCTTCGACGCCGGTGCGGCCGCCTATGACGGCCTGGTCGGTGCCAATCCCGGATACCATCGCCATCTCCGCCTCTCTGCGCAGCGCATGGGGATCCGCGACGGCGGACGTGGGCTGCGGCTGCTCGATATCGGTTGCGGTACCGGTGCGTCGACTGCCGCCCTCCTGCACGTCGCCCCGCATGCCGAGATCATCGGCGTGGACGGTTCGGCAGGCATGCTCGACCAGGCCCGCGCGAAGCGCTGGCCGTCCACGGTGACCTTCGTGCACAGCCGGGCCGAGGACCTGGCACAGGCGGGGGTGCAGGGTCCGTTCGACGGGATCCTGGCGGCCTACCTGGTGCGCAATCTGCCCGACCCCGATCCGGTGCTGCGTATGCTGCTTGGCATGCTTTCCCCGGGGAGTGTCTTCGCCGCCCACGAGTACTCGGTCCGTGACTCGCGAGCTGCCGGCATCCTCTGGAACGCAGTGTGCGCCGCGGTCATCATCCCTGCGGGCCGAGTCCGGACCGGTGATGCCGACCTCTACCGCTACCTGCGCCGCAGCGTCAACGACTTCGACGGTGTGACCCAATTCCGGGAGCGGCTGCAGCGCAACGGCTTCACCGATGTGCACAGCATGACGATGCCCGGCTGGCAGCGCGGCATCGTGCACACCTTCCTCGGCAGGGCGGCATCATGA
- a CDS encoding DUF5914 domain-containing protein translates to MKAWPFQLLPRTPWSQQKPTFRQADPAVIDAALKRSQNRPSGNWYVVGASTDITAKPFAATVAGAELVCWRGGDGELRAGPARCPHLGADLCTGVVERGNLICPWHGLQLTGRSRADWSAVPIHDDGVLVWVRLDRIGGETPTEAPILPARPGLPRISAVAAMTGDCRPEDIIANRMDPWHGAWFHPYSFTRLEVLSAPPTDLDLPEEEDRFLVAVTFRLGRLGIPVIAEFTSPEPRTLTMRIIEGEGCGSVVETHATPLHHGPHREPQSRVIEAVIAHSDRPGFARAGRVQGLITPFMRHAAHRLWRDDLEYAERLQQVRRQDADGTTDLLTPPSAAPTTEGRPRRATEPESAPTG, encoded by the coding sequence ATGAAAGCGTGGCCGTTTCAACTACTCCCGCGCACTCCGTGGAGCCAGCAGAAGCCGACCTTCCGACAGGCCGACCCTGCGGTGATCGATGCCGCGCTGAAGCGATCGCAGAATCGGCCGAGCGGCAACTGGTATGTGGTGGGCGCGAGTACCGACATCACCGCCAAACCCTTCGCCGCGACCGTCGCCGGTGCCGAACTGGTCTGCTGGCGCGGCGGCGACGGCGAACTGCGCGCCGGACCGGCGCGTTGCCCGCATCTGGGAGCCGATCTGTGCACCGGCGTGGTCGAACGCGGCAACCTGATCTGCCCCTGGCACGGACTGCAGTTGACGGGTCGGTCCCGCGCGGACTGGTCGGCAGTTCCGATCCACGATGACGGTGTGCTGGTCTGGGTTCGGCTCGACCGCATCGGCGGTGAAACGCCCACCGAGGCACCGATTCTGCCGGCGCGGCCCGGGCTGCCGCGGATTTCTGCCGTCGCCGCCATGACCGGTGACTGCCGACCCGAGGACATCATCGCCAACAGGATGGATCCCTGGCACGGTGCCTGGTTCCATCCGTACTCCTTCACCCGGCTCGAGGTGCTCAGCGCGCCGCCCACCGATCTGGACCTGCCCGAAGAAGAGGACCGCTTCCTCGTCGCGGTCACCTTCCGGCTGGGCCGGTTGGGCATTCCGGTCATCGCCGAGTTCACCAGCCCGGAGCCACGCACCCTCACGATGCGCATCATCGAAGGTGAAGGATGCGGCAGCGTCGTGGAGACCCACGCAACCCCGTTGCACCATGGTCCGCACCGCGAACCGCAGAGCAGGGTCATCGAGGCCGTCATCGCCCACTCCGACCGACCGGGTTTTGCGCGTGCCGGACGCGTGCAGGGACTGATCACCCCGTTCATGCGCCATGCCGCCCACCGGCTCTGGCGCGACGACCTGGAGTATGCCGAGCGGCTTCAGCAGGTCCGTCGACAGGACGCCGACGGCACCACTGACCTGCTCACGCCGCCGAGCGCCGCGCCCACGACGGAAGGTCGGCCGCGTCGAGCAACGGAACCTGAGTCCGCGCCCACGGGCTGA
- the crtI gene encoding phytoene desaturase family protein yields the protein MAELDLGGGNGAADRRSDPFQVHRGNRGVGRRARRCAGARGARGPGRHRRGVHRADRLMRTVGGRTDHVVVVGAGLSGLSAALHLAGRGRRVTVVERGSDPGGRMGRADISGYRIDTGPTVLTMPDIIDETFAAVGEITADRLELHQIDPAYRASFADGSSIDVHSDAATMAAEIERFAGRTQAEGYLRLRDWLTTLYQVEFQGFISSNFDSPLSLLTPQLAKLAAIGGFRGWETMVRRFITDERLLRVFTFQALYAGVPPRRALAAYAVIAYMDTISGVYFPKGGMRALPDALAAAAADAGVEFHYDATVSDLERTGDRITAVRTANGARFTADAVVLTTELPDTYRLLGRTPRRLAKLRPAPSAVVAHIGCRAIDPGVGAAHHNILFGNEWARTFEEIIDEGVPMADPSLLVTRPTAADPSLAPDGRDLLYVLAPTPNLEVGERDWDGQRDQYTAHMLDTLAARLPSVATDPQVLDVVTPQDWARQGMIAGTPFALAHTFGQTGPFRPANTVRGIANAILAGSSTVPGVGIPTAIVSGRLAADRITGAESSVRPRIFTR from the coding sequence CTGGCAGAGCTTGATCTCGGAGGTGGGAACGGTGCAGCGGATCGAAGATCTGATCCATTCCAGGTTCACCGCGGCAACCGCGGCGTTGGACGGCGTGCCCGGCGGTGCGCTGGCGCCCGAGGTGCGCGCGGCCCTGGTCGCCACCGCCGCGGCGTGCACCGAGCGGACCGCCTGATGCGCACGGTGGGTGGTCGTACCGACCACGTGGTCGTCGTCGGCGCCGGACTGTCGGGACTCTCGGCGGCGCTGCACCTGGCCGGCAGGGGTCGCCGGGTCACCGTCGTCGAACGCGGGTCGGATCCCGGCGGCCGGATGGGCCGCGCCGATATCTCCGGCTATCGCATCGACACCGGGCCGACGGTGCTCACCATGCCCGACATCATCGACGAGACCTTTGCCGCGGTCGGTGAAATCACCGCCGACCGGCTGGAGCTGCACCAGATCGACCCCGCGTACCGAGCGTCCTTCGCCGACGGCAGCAGCATCGACGTGCACAGTGACGCGGCCACCATGGCTGCCGAAATCGAACGCTTCGCCGGCCGCACTCAGGCCGAAGGCTATCTGCGCCTGCGTGATTGGCTGACCACGCTGTACCAGGTGGAGTTCCAGGGCTTCATTTCGTCGAACTTCGACTCGCCGTTGTCGCTGCTGACCCCGCAGCTGGCGAAGCTGGCCGCCATCGGCGGTTTCCGCGGCTGGGAAACCATGGTCCGTCGTTTCATCACCGACGAGCGTCTGCTGCGCGTCTTCACCTTCCAGGCTCTCTACGCCGGCGTGCCCCCGCGTCGGGCGCTGGCCGCCTACGCGGTGATCGCCTATATGGACACGATCTCAGGGGTGTACTTCCCCAAGGGCGGAATGCGCGCGCTGCCCGACGCGCTGGCTGCTGCCGCCGCCGACGCCGGAGTCGAGTTCCACTATGACGCAACAGTTTCCGATCTGGAGCGCACCGGCGACCGGATCACCGCGGTGCGCACCGCGAACGGCGCCCGATTCACCGCCGACGCCGTGGTGTTGACCACCGAACTGCCGGATACCTATCGCCTGCTCGGCCGAACTCCTCGCCGGCTGGCGAAGCTACGGCCTGCGCCCTCGGCGGTGGTCGCCCATATCGGTTGCCGCGCGATCGATCCGGGCGTCGGCGCCGCTCACCACAACATCCTCTTCGGCAACGAATGGGCCCGCACCTTCGAGGAGATCATCGACGAGGGTGTGCCCATGGCGGATCCCTCACTGCTGGTGACACGTCCCACCGCAGCGGATCCCAGCCTCGCCCCCGACGGCAGGGACCTGCTCTACGTCCTCGCCCCGACGCCCAACCTCGAAGTCGGGGAACGCGATTGGGACGGCCAGCGCGATCAGTACACCGCGCATATGCTCGACACCTTGGCCGCCCGGCTGCCGAGCGTGGCGACCGACCCGCAGGTGCTCGACGTGGTGACCCCGCAGGATTGGGCCCGTCAGGGCATGATCGCCGGAACACCGTTCGCTTTGGCGCACACCTTCGGGCAGACCGGACCGTTCCGCCCCGCCAACACCGTGCGTGGGATCGCCAACGCCATCCTTGCCGGTTCCTCGACCGTTCCCGGCGTGGGAATCCCGACCGCCATCGTCTCGGGCCGCCTGGCCGCCGACCGAATCACCGGAGCCGAATCCTCGGTCCGTCCCCGAATTTTCACCCGATGA
- a CDS encoding MFS transporter, producing MSPSTQRPTTPQSVVAADPAVRALAVLALALGGFGIGTTEFVAMGLLPDIASGFGVSEPTAGHVISAYALGVVIGAPTIAALTARVPRRALLLGLMAVFTLGNLASALAPSYATLVIARFVAGLPHGAFFGIAALAAAHLMGPRNRAKAVAYVLSGLTVATVLGVPLASWLGQAFGWRSAFALVVGIGLITLTALWFWLPAQLRTMHVTSPLTELGALRRPQVWLAVMVGMIGFGGMFAVYTYISTTMTDVAGLPRALVPVALMMFGLGMVVGNLVGGRLADISVVRALYLSLGSLGVVLLVFVAAAHNPWTALPVLFLIGTAGSAVGPALQTRLMDVAHDAQTLAAALNHSALNIGNAAGAWVGGLVIAAGLGYTAPAAAGSILAVCGLLVLTVSVLLGRATRR from the coding sequence GTGAGTCCGAGCACCCAACGCCCCACCACCCCGCAGTCGGTCGTGGCCGCCGATCCAGCGGTGCGCGCGCTCGCTGTCCTCGCGCTCGCCCTCGGCGGCTTCGGGATCGGCACCACCGAGTTCGTGGCGATGGGCCTGTTGCCCGATATCGCGAGCGGTTTCGGCGTCTCCGAACCCACGGCCGGGCACGTCATCTCCGCCTATGCGCTCGGGGTCGTCATCGGCGCGCCGACCATCGCTGCGCTGACCGCCCGCGTCCCGCGACGGGCGCTGCTGCTGGGTTTGATGGCGGTCTTCACCCTCGGCAACCTCGCCAGCGCGCTCGCGCCCTCCTACGCCACCCTTGTCATCGCACGATTCGTCGCCGGATTGCCCCACGGTGCCTTCTTCGGCATCGCGGCGCTGGCCGCGGCGCATCTGATGGGTCCGCGCAACCGGGCCAAGGCGGTGGCCTATGTGCTGTCCGGCCTGACGGTCGCCACCGTCCTAGGCGTCCCGCTGGCCTCCTGGTTGGGGCAGGCGTTCGGCTGGCGCAGTGCCTTCGCCCTGGTGGTCGGCATCGGCTTGATCACGCTGACGGCGCTGTGGTTCTGGTTGCCCGCCCAACTGAGGACCATGCATGTGACCAGCCCACTGACCGAACTGGGCGCCCTGCGGCGCCCGCAGGTCTGGTTGGCGGTGATGGTCGGGATGATCGGCTTCGGTGGGATGTTCGCCGTCTACACCTACATCAGCACGACGATGACCGATGTCGCCGGACTGCCGAGAGCACTGGTCCCGGTGGCGCTCATGATGTTCGGCCTGGGCATGGTGGTCGGCAATCTCGTCGGCGGCCGATTGGCCGATATCTCGGTGGTCCGAGCGCTGTACCTGTCCCTGGGGTCACTCGGCGTGGTGCTGCTGGTGTTCGTGGCCGCGGCCCACAATCCCTGGACAGCCCTTCCGGTGCTGTTCCTGATCGGCACCGCGGGCTCGGCCGTCGGACCGGCGTTGCAGACCCGGTTGATGGACGTGGCGCACGATGCGCAGACGCTCGCGGCGGCACTGAACCACTCGGCTCTCAACATCGGCAACGCGGCAGGTGCCTGGGTCGGCGGACTGGTGATCGCCGCCGGACTCGGCTACACCGCCCCGGCCGCTGCGGGATCGATCCTGGCCGTGTGCGGCCTGCTCGTGTTGACGGTGTCGGTGTTGCTGGGACGCGCTACTCGTCGATGA
- a CDS encoding FAD-dependent oxidoreductase, with protein MTDRRRVRHRAGSGQPHTAYLAERPAVAVIGGGIAGLSAATALADRGVAVHLFEREQYLGGRVGGWTETAPDGSRLAMNRGFHAFFRQYYNLRNVLRRVDPELSMFTPLDDYPLVDGQGRRDTFRGLPSTPPLNAMAFALRSPTFRLRDLIRLDAKAAAPLASVSVPETYWQLDDSDAETFLRDINFPTAAQHLAFEVFSRSFFTRPDGLSAAELATMFHIYFLGSSEGLVFDVAAENFDVALWKPLERYLLRHGADVHTGIAVTTVTADDAGRFLVAGESGEVLHCDGVVLATEVPALQRIVADSPRLGDAQWRSAVADLGTAAPFLVRRLWLDRPVRSERPAFLGTGGLPPLDNISVLERYEREAAEWADQHGGSVVELHAYSITEDSPEVRKALDSRLYELFPETADARVVHEITLCRNDCPRLAPGDFAGRPGVRTPQNGLALAGDGIRIDLPVALMERAATTGVVAANTLLERFGVRGHDIFTVPVRGRSAVLRHFAERVEGRVWT; from the coding sequence ATGACCGACCGTCGCCGCGTCCGCCATCGCGCCGGATCCGGCCAACCCCACACCGCGTACCTCGCCGAACGTCCCGCTGTCGCGGTGATCGGCGGCGGTATCGCCGGCCTGAGTGCGGCCACCGCACTGGCCGATCGCGGGGTCGCCGTACACCTGTTCGAGCGCGAGCAGTACCTCGGTGGTCGCGTCGGCGGGTGGACCGAAACCGCGCCCGACGGTTCGCGTCTGGCGATGAATCGCGGCTTCCACGCGTTCTTCCGGCAGTACTACAACCTGCGCAATGTGCTGCGCCGGGTCGACCCCGAACTGTCCATGTTCACCCCGCTGGACGACTACCCGCTCGTCGACGGCCAGGGCCGACGCGACACCTTCCGCGGGCTGCCGAGTACACCACCGCTGAACGCGATGGCCTTCGCATTGCGCAGTCCCACCTTCCGGCTGCGCGACCTGATCCGCCTCGATGCCAAGGCGGCAGCCCCGTTGGCGTCCGTATCGGTGCCCGAAACATACTGGCAGCTCGATGATTCCGATGCCGAGACATTCCTGAGGGATATCAACTTCCCCACCGCGGCACAGCATCTTGCGTTCGAGGTGTTCTCCCGCAGCTTCTTCACCCGACCGGACGGCCTGTCGGCGGCCGAACTGGCGACCATGTTCCACATCTACTTCCTCGGCTCCAGCGAGGGTCTGGTGTTCGACGTGGCCGCCGAGAACTTCGACGTCGCCCTGTGGAAACCGTTGGAGCGCTATCTGTTGCGGCACGGAGCCGATGTTCATACCGGGATCGCCGTGACCACGGTGACCGCCGACGACGCGGGTCGCTTCCTCGTCGCCGGCGAATCCGGTGAGGTCCTGCACTGCGACGGCGTGGTCCTGGCGACCGAGGTGCCTGCGCTGCAACGCATCGTCGCCGACTCGCCCCGTCTCGGTGATGCGCAATGGCGTTCTGCGGTCGCCGATCTCGGCACCGCCGCACCGTTCCTGGTCCGCCGCCTCTGGCTGGACCGACCGGTCCGCTCCGAGCGGCCCGCGTTCCTCGGCACCGGCGGCCTGCCTCCGCTGGACAACATCAGCGTGCTGGAACGCTACGAGCGGGAAGCCGCGGAGTGGGCCGACCAGCACGGCGGGTCCGTGGTGGAACTGCACGCCTACTCGATCACCGAGGACAGCCCGGAAGTGCGCAAAGCACTGGACAGTCGGTTGTACGAGCTCTTCCCCGAGACCGCCGATGCCCGGGTGGTCCACGAGATCACGCTGTGCCGCAACGACTGCCCGCGACTGGCCCCCGGTGACTTCGCCGGCAGACCGGGTGTACGCACGCCTCAGAACGGGCTGGCGCTTGCCGGTGACGGGATCCGCATCGATCTTCCGGTGGCGCTGATGGAACGGGCCGCGACGACCGGCGTGGTTGCTGCCAATACCCTGCTCGAGCGATTCGGGGTGCGCGGACACGACATCTTCACGGTGCCGGTGCGCGGCAGGTCGGCGGTACTGCGGCATTTTGCCGAACGGGTCGAAGGGCGGGTGTGGACATGA
- the idi gene encoding isopentenyl-diphosphate Delta-isomerase yields MNDEQVVLLDNAGRTIGSADKATVHHAHTPLHLGFSCYLFDDDGRVLLTRRALTKRTWPGVWTNSFCGHPGPHEPTVDAVHRRAQQELGTTVRDVHCILPEFRYRATAADGTVENELCPVFCALIDGPLHVVPEEVMDTAWVYWPEIRTAAELGWAISPWARTQVPLLDAADLPSWARRSAA; encoded by the coding sequence GTGAACGACGAGCAGGTGGTCCTACTTGACAATGCGGGCAGGACGATCGGCAGTGCCGACAAGGCGACCGTTCATCACGCACACACCCCGCTGCACCTCGGCTTCTCGTGTTATCTCTTCGATGATGACGGCCGCGTGCTGCTGACCCGACGGGCGCTGACCAAGCGCACCTGGCCGGGGGTGTGGACCAACTCGTTCTGCGGGCACCCCGGCCCGCACGAGCCGACGGTGGACGCGGTGCATCGCCGCGCCCAACAAGAACTCGGCACCACGGTGCGCGACGTGCACTGCATCCTTCCCGAGTTCCGGTATCGCGCGACCGCGGCCGACGGGACGGTGGAGAACGAGCTCTGTCCGGTGTTCTGCGCCCTGATCGACGGACCGCTGCACGTGGTGCCCGAGGAAGTGATGGACACCGCGTGGGTGTACTGGCCCGAGATCCGCACGGCCGCAGAGCTGGGGTGGGCGATCAGCCCGTGGGCGCGGACTCAGGTTCCGTTGCTCGACGCGGCCGACCTTCCGTCGTGGGCGCGGCGCTCGGCGGCGTGA
- a CDS encoding glyoxalase, producing the protein MALTIDEILVADPAAAWAAAGFDVDADGICRVGSVRIRLVGRDRGTGIIGWSLRDFDGTDIDGIPSTPSRTDPPLPGAHPNGVVDIDHVVMMSPDLGRTVAALSSASVQPRRERDTELGGRPVRQIFYRLGAVVLEVIGSPETRADGPATLWGITYTVADIDEATTFLGGLTSRVKDAVQPGRRITTLRHQRLGMSVPSAFISAPILGR; encoded by the coding sequence GTGGCACTCACCATCGACGAAATCCTGGTCGCCGACCCCGCGGCCGCATGGGCCGCCGCCGGCTTCGACGTGGATGCCGACGGCATCTGCCGGGTGGGGTCCGTGCGGATACGCCTGGTCGGGCGAGACCGTGGCACCGGCATCATCGGCTGGTCGCTGCGCGACTTCGACGGCACGGATATCGACGGCATACCGAGCACACCGTCGCGAACCGACCCGCCGCTGCCCGGTGCACACCCCAACGGCGTCGTCGACATCGACCACGTCGTGATGATGTCGCCCGATCTGGGACGCACCGTCGCGGCCCTAAGTTCGGCAAGCGTGCAGCCGCGCCGAGAACGCGATACCGAACTCGGCGGACGCCCCGTCCGGCAGATCTTCTATCGACTCGGCGCGGTCGTCCTGGAGGTCATCGGTTCGCCCGAGACACGCGCCGACGGGCCGGCGACCCTGTGGGGAATCACCTATACCGTCGCCGATATCGACGAGGCCACCACCTTCCTCGGCGGGTTGACCTCGCGGGTCAAGGACGCTGTGCAACCCGGGCGCCGGATCACCACGCTGCGCCACCAGCGCCTCGGCATGTCGGTTCCCAGTGCGTTCATCTCGGCACCTATTCTCGGCAGATGA
- a CDS encoding phytoene/squalene synthase family protein, whose product MLGSELDAAGVQGRELRQAYQRCRALNAAHGKTFFLATRLLAPGQRPAVHALYGFARRADDVLDGFDDRTATEREEELRELSDALHSRLVENRMAGDDPVLDAVVDTARHYGLPWQLFDDFLASMRMDLTISDYPDRAALDRYVYGSAEVIGLQLLPILGTVVPTTEAAPHAAALGKAFQLTNFLRDIDEDLTRGRVYLPADELAAHGVDREVLYWCQRNRRTDARLRAALVEQHAITRDIYRQAELGIPMLRPQSRPCIRAALTLYSEILDRIEEIDFEVFTQRATVSNGRRLQVAARGLAAAWRARIRQAA is encoded by the coding sequence ATGCTCGGCTCGGAGCTGGACGCAGCGGGTGTACAGGGCAGGGAACTGCGGCAGGCGTATCAGCGCTGCCGGGCGCTCAACGCCGCACACGGTAAGACCTTTTTCCTGGCGACGCGGTTGCTCGCCCCTGGCCAACGCCCAGCGGTGCACGCGCTGTACGGCTTCGCCCGTCGCGCCGACGACGTGCTCGACGGATTCGACGATCGCACCGCAACCGAACGTGAAGAGGAGTTGCGTGAACTCTCGGATGCGTTGCACAGCAGACTGGTAGAGAACCGGATGGCGGGTGACGACCCGGTGCTGGACGCAGTCGTCGACACCGCGCGTCACTATGGTCTGCCTTGGCAACTGTTCGACGATTTTCTGGCCTCGATGCGTATGGATCTCACGATCAGCGACTACCCGGACCGGGCTGCGCTGGACCGCTATGTGTACGGGTCAGCGGAGGTCATCGGTTTGCAGTTGCTACCGATTCTCGGCACCGTCGTCCCCACCACCGAGGCGGCTCCGCATGCGGCGGCGCTGGGAAAAGCGTTTCAGCTCACCAACTTCCTGCGGGATATCGACGAGGACCTCACCCGCGGCCGGGTGTACCTGCCCGCCGACGAGCTTGCCGCACACGGTGTGGACCGCGAGGTGCTGTATTGGTGCCAGCGCAATCGGCGGACCGACGCGCGGTTGCGGGCGGCGTTGGTCGAGCAGCACGCGATCACCAGGGACATCTATCGGCAGGCCGAACTCGGCATCCCGATGCTGCGGCCACAGTCGCGGCCGTGTATCCGCGCCGCACTGACGCTGTACTCCGAGATCCTGGATCGCATCGAGGAGATCGACTTCGAGGTGTTCACGCAGCGGGCCACGGTGTCCAACGGGCGCCGTCTGCAGGTCGCCGCCCGAGGGCTTGCCGCCGCGTGGCGTGCCCGTATCCGGCAGGCGGCGTGA